The following coding sequences lie in one Alloacidobacterium dinghuense genomic window:
- a CDS encoding GYD domain-containing protein — translation MPTYAVLCKWTSQGIQSVKQSPGRLDAGRKAFEAAGIKMKDFYLVMGQYDMIIVVDAPDDATLAKAALTLASAGNIQTETLRAFTEDEYRKIVSGIA, via the coding sequence ATGCCTACATATGCTGTGCTGTGCAAATGGACAAGTCAGGGGATACAGAGCGTAAAGCAAAGCCCAGGGCGGCTGGACGCAGGCAGGAAAGCGTTTGAAGCCGCTGGTATCAAGATGAAGGATTTCTACCTGGTCATGGGCCAGTATGACATGATCATTGTCGTCGACGCACCGGACGACGCTACGCTCGCCAAAGCCGCTCTCACTCTCGCTTCCGCCGGCAACATTCAAACAGAAACGCTGCGTGCGTTTACCGAGGACGAATATCGGAAGATTGTTTCAGGCATTGCCTGA